Genomic window (Molothrus ater isolate BHLD 08-10-18 breed brown headed cowbird chromosome 7, BPBGC_Mater_1.1, whole genome shotgun sequence):
GAGATACAGATAATGCATTGCTTGcacttctttttgtttctgatgTTCTATTGCTAACTCAATACAGAGCAAGGCTGGTTGATATCCTTCCCCTAGCCCAATCTGCTTGAGTGGCAGCATTGCTCCACCTgacttttggggattttttttctgtgtttttctctgaCCACAGATGCTAGGTTATCTTTTTATATATGATTGAGTAGGAATAACTGATGCATGATATATAGTTATGATTGATGATGTAAGCAGGAAACAATCATTTTGTCCCATTTCCTGTTTCTTGAGATAAACATTAAGTTGTTGCTATGGCGTTCTTATTACTTAGCAATAATATTTTTGCTAAAGAAAACAACTTgtatttccagcattttttaGACTTCATGTTTTGTAGGGTAATTAACCTTCTTGCCTTGTGTAAGAAGACTGGCTATTGCCAGCTCATATGTCAGAGCTGTAGTGAATATACTAAACTTCTAGATAAGGATGATAAAACTCCACAAGATTAGttatgttttctatttaaaatggTCAGGTATATGGTCAGATAAAAATAACAGTAGCTACCTTATATGGAACTCTTTGCAGATCTCATGTGAACACCCCCACTCTTCTGAAAAAACATCAGGAGATTCTTAGTAGGTCAAGTGTAGAGGGCTTTTATGTCTGTTTGATTTTGCAAATCTTTGGCAGCTTAAATCCCCTTCTTCTTTAGGGCTGGTATTTTATGCAACACCTGCATTATACCAGCAAAATTTTCTAAGTAAACATGGATACAACCCAGTCCTTCTTAGCTGGCTAATCCTGTCATACCAATCTAAAGCCTCTCTGAAGGCTAGACCTCctctttttctgtgaaaaggGTATGAGGGAGAAAACACTGTCTGAGAAGAAAACTGGGTGTAGACCTTGATCAGCATACCTCACTAACAAATACTGTTTCAGGTAGAAGCTTTGATGAAGTCTACACTGAGTTTGCATGGGAAGATTGACTTCCTGGTGAATAACGGAGGGGGCCAGTTTGCAAGTCCTTCTGAAGCCATCCGTGCAAAAGGCTGGAATGCTGTGATAGACACCAATCTTACAGGGACCTTCTATTGTTGCAAAGCAGGTAAGGTCTGAACATTGAGCTTTTTATGTTTacttgttgttttgtttttttacagaaataccAGAAGATAAGAAATGTCAAGTTTCCCTAGCTGCTTCTTTTCATGCACCTACCTGACAGTGGgtatttgttttcctgaatCTTATCCCAAGCTTTGCATTAAATGGTATATTACATTTGTTCATATATACAAACATACATTTAAGGCAAGCATGATCTTCTGCTTAAGGCCAAGTTTGGGAAGTCAGTTGACTTGGGTACTCATTTAAAGGACTATAGGAAAACCACTTAACTTTTGTGGCCTGTACTCACTGTGTAtaacaaaggaaaatactttCTTCAGGGATATAAATTTAGGCTTAAATTTAAGTATGGTATGTCATTCTCAGATAGCATTTGGAAtgtggaaaaataaagtaatttgcATGAAAACATGAAATCGATTTCCATCGAGTGCTTCTTTGCAACCCTTGAGCTTTACCTGGACCGTGCCTGCTGCTTCATGGCTTCACCTCTGGATTGGCAAGGCTGTGCTACAAATAGCAGATTGTTCTTCTAAATCAGTATGACAAATGTGTAGTGTGATTGCAGTTAGGACTCCAAGTTTGGTTTCCAGTTGGCAAGTTCATTTGTATGCATTTCATCTGATATTTATAGGTTATCTTCCTCCTTCATACAGTGTACAATGCCTGGATGCAGGAACATGGAGGAGCCATTGTCAACATTACTGCTGCCGTGAGAAATGGCTTTCCTGGAATGTCgtaatatatattttctttttatactttcctatatttttccctcagaaatacTAACTGTTCCTAAACACTTCAGAGAGGTGtgcactgggcacagcagagtATAGAAATACAGTAGTTAGGTCAAGAGAGAGCAAGAGTATCACTTGGTAGTATGTCTGGGGATCTCTTACTAATCCAGTAGATGGCATCTCTGGTCTCTCTCCACTTGTTTGTAAGAAACCATGAAGCAAGACTTGCCAGTGAAGCTTTAATTGGTAATAGTTccctttgctgtttgtttttttgtttgttttttttttttttttttaacttggaaaATGAGtttctgttgaagaaatataaaaatatattttgagcAAGTGTTGCATTATCTCTCGTTGTCCTCATTCAGGGTTGAATGCTTTCAAAACCAACATTTTTAAGGAACAGCAGCATATTTTCTCACTAGCTTGTTCTTCACAGTACAGAATAAATATAGAGATCCACACGGTGGTGCTGAAGCTACAGTTATTTCAGTATCTCCACTGTGGTATCTGGTTCAGCTATCATGGCAAATAGGCTGAAGATGTTTCAATTTGAGTTGAactaagaggaaaaagaagctCATTCTGAATCACAGTGAAAAAATTTTCCTAAGCAACCATTGTATGTAGATGGGTAGACAAAACTACTTCCAAATTAAATTGATTGGAACTTCTTGCAAAAGTGTAGTGTTGAAAAAGATATGCCTTTACAAGTCCAGCCACCACTCATGTCTAAAGTCACCTGATAGGagttttttataaatatttattttgaacatAAAAGTTGTCCTGTTTTCTCAGAGTGTGCCTGGAGGTTATCTATTTCTGGCCTAAACATATGAATAAGTTATCTTTGGTTTTTCTTAAGTTTTTCATATCCTTTCCCTGTATCTGAGAAGCTATTGTATCTGTCTCCTCTTAGTCTGTTTTGCTAGGCTAAAGCAGctaaatttattcattttctctgaCTAAAACTGTCTACAATTCATTGCTGCAGTAATTCTGTTTGCACTTGTTCAAGCTTGTAATCATTTCAGACTGGTTACCTACAGCAGCAAGGCGTAGGAGTTCACTGACTCTCATGTCTCTATCTCCATCCACCTACAGTAATTTTTGAATAGTGATTTACTTTAATCATGATTGTCAGAAGATTTAAACAATCTTTCAGACCACTGTTCTTCCAAGTGTTGCTTTACCTGTGCAAGCTACAGGTATTTTTACAGTTTGAACTTCAGCTGTTTCTATTTTAGAAGCCTCCTCCTGCAGTAGAGTGTAGCTGACCCCATGTTGCATTGGGAAAGAGATTTTAAGTATTTCTAGCAATGAAATTGCAGGAAATCACAGCATGGCTTGTTTAAACAGTGAAGCTATGGTCAAACTTGGAAACTAGAGAGTCTCTCTCTTCCAGATGCTTGGTCCAGCCATAGAGAATTACTCTGAATACCCTAATGAAGCTGCAGTAGAATTACCACTGGATACTCCTAGCTAAGGGAACAGATGcctcctttgctttcttttctccataGGCACACAGGAGCTGCAAGAGCTGCAGTGGATAACCTAACCAAGACTTTAGCTTTAGAATGGGCTCACAGTGGAGTGAGAATCAACAGTGTTGCTCCTGTAAGTAATGGCAAATGGTCTGATTAAAATTACCTGTTACACATGTTCATAGTTAGAGCTTTTGGaccaaaacagatttttaaatttattaccAGTAACTGTTTGTGGATTATTTATATAGTTGTTTATTTATAATTCCCTTAATGTGTTCTTTGGACCATTTGACAGTGTTTTGTACTTTTGGATGATGAGTCAGAGGATGTGGGATAAAATTGCTTCTGCTTTCTGCCTTGACTTGGCACGCTTggtttttagattttttataGCTAAATGAAATAATACTGGTAGGAGTTGGTGACCTGTCTTACAAAGCCTTGACATGAAATTACTGAATGCTCTGTGTTTCAGTAATGGATACATTACTTCTGAGTTCAGGAAACCTTTTCTGTTTGAGGTTCAGGTATGCTGATGGTTTCCACCTATGTTTACCAACTTTTGAAAATCTCTGAATGTCTCACATAATGCCTTTTACTTTGTCTCCTACATATTAAGTTAGTATAGTTTTAGGCATATAAAGAGACTGTAGTCGGAATGTACCTTCTCTCAGAGAAATCATATGTAAAAATgtatgttttgattttttttggtaacaaaTTCATGCAGACAGGAAACCACTATACAGGTCAGCTAAAATATGCCTGCCACATTTCTGAGGAAGTAGACAGCAGGTAGAGTTGTTTTAAATAACTGTATAGAAAGAGCAGCTATGTTTTGTAGTGCTGCAGATACAGAAGTTATATAGAAGCTCTAGCTTTGACATTTGAGAATGTGTGATCTGTTGTAATTTTCTCTCATACACAATTTATTTTGCACATTTACTCCCTTGAAATTAAAAGAGGAAACATAAACTTTGTCCAGCTACTTCTACAGCCAGAATTTAGCTTATCTCACAGTGAGTGTCATAAATGAAGTGTCATGCTTGTTTAAGTGATCCCTAGGAAGATCTTGCTACTATTTTTGTAGAATGTCTGTGTATTCTTTTTGCCTCTTGTCCTAAAACATCTGGCTTGCTTTGTTTGGCATAGCGTAGAATGCTTAATGGCAGATGTTTGTTAATCATTCAGGTAAAGGCTTTTATGTAACCTTTGTGAGACCCAATTCATCTGGAGACATGTTAAATGTTAAGATGTACTGACTTGTATTTCCTGtttatctgctttttctgaTTTATCAAGTCTTGGGGAAGTAAGTAATTAAGACAGCATTATTATGTGAATATACTTTTCAGGCATGCTAATTACCTAATGAATCATGCTGATTAGATATAGCACATGTCAGAAGACGTTTTTGACAAGCAAACACTTCAGGGCTTTGGCTCTTTTAGAAGTATTTGCTAGCTTTGTTACTATACTGGTAACAGAAGTCCCTGTTGTATTATAGTTACAATAATACTTCTGTCACCTTTGTGGACCCATCAGGTCTGTGGTAACAATACAAAATTGTTACTGCTTTATGGGAGAAGAGTAACCTGTAGGGAATGGATACATAGACAGGGAAGTGTGCTGTCTGAAAAAAACCAGTTTCACATACATTATACAGTATCTTCAACATCTGCGTATATGCTTCATGGGTGAAATCAAATGTTGCTATTTTACTTTAACTTGACTCCCAAAAGTTCTGTCCTAACTGGTGGATGTAACTCTGTGTTCACATTGCTATCCTCCTTCTCAAAACTTCCGTCTCACCAGTCACTCTGGTGACTGTGTGGTCACCAGAGCAAACATAGTcatctttttctgcttctggagCAGCTAAGTAGGGAGAGTCAGAATTCTGACTGAAATCTGCTTCTGTAATTCACAATAAATCAGTCTAGTGCTCCTACAAATGACAAGAAACTTTTGAGAACTTGTTCTTGTGGCTTTGTAGTTTCCTGCTGTAATTTAACATGAAATGCTTGTAATTTCAAAGCAGAGTCTGTTTTAATACTCCAATTTTTTGTTATTGAAGTGACAGCAGAGAATTAGAATAATCAGAATTATTGTGCTTGAACAGAGATGTGGCTAGCAGCCAAATTACCTTCTTGTATAAATTATACTATGCCATTACATTCAAAAACTTGTATTCAAGTGCTCTTTAGATAGTTCAGTCCCACAGAAAATCAGTAATGACAACTTCAAATTTTAGAATGATCAGTTTAAATGTATGCAAGAGAACTTAAGTGTCACTATTTTAAATAGGGACTGGTATTTTCAGAAACTGCTGTTGCAAACTATGGAGAACAAGGTGTAATGATGTGGTTAAAGAGCATACCAAAGGTTCCTGCCAAGAGGTCAGCTGTTCCTGAGGAGGTAATGTATTTCAGAATGCTTCTGGTACACCTACTTCTCTGTCTCTATTTTGAAGCCACTTTATTATATGGAGAAcaaaaaagatttaattttgcACTGTGATGGAATATTTAAAACGAAGAAAGCTTGTACCAGTGTGTGGTTGTGCCAAGTGAGGGACTTAACCAGTAGTCACTGTTGTACAGAAAATTTAATTCAGCTGCCTCTTACAGCTGAAGTGTTGTAGATATAGTAGACATTATTTCTTGAAAAAGTTGACTTCAGCAGGAAGGGATGAAAGAATGAATATTAAGGGGGGGAAAAGTGTATCTTAAAAGCACTTAGCTTTCTTCCACCAAGAATGTGCATCTTTGATAAACTGATcaacatttttgttgttttttggtaTCTGATGCTGCTCTGTGACAGCATACTGGTTTTCCTCTGTTAAATGCTTGATGTTTGTGGCTGGAAGGATGGCTTTAAGGCTGTTACAGTTTTTATTACTAAGTAGAAAATGTTACTAGATCTTGCTTGTAAAAAATTTCACAAGCTTCTTTGACATGAACAATTCCTAGCAGTTTAAGAAAGATTAAAATTTgagattttgaaattaagattttaaaatgccattcTTTTGCTAGATCTCTCCTGCAGTATGTTTCCTGCTGTCTCCAGCCGCATCATTCATAACTGGGATAACCATGGTTGTGGATGGTGGCCAGAGTTTGTACGGCCATGGCCTAGAAATACCTGGTAAGAAATGGGCTATAAAATAAAGCCCTTCAAGTGATCAAAGTTGTGCAGTGGGAGGACACAAAAGTAAAATGTCTAGTTTCTCAATCAACTAAGTAAATTCTTCTATTTGTTTTCCTCAGATCATGACAGATGGCCCTCCccaccagaaggaaaaaattctgaaatgctgaaaaagctTGTTTCTGGCAAGTTCAAACCAAAGCTGTAAAAGAAAGAGACTTTACCCTTGCTAATAATATCACTTTGTGATTTCACCACATTAATCTcagtaataatttattttgctcaTATGTAACTACATTAAGTGCCTTGATTTTTGTTGgtttatatttaaaacttttGAAAGGCTTTACATTTCACATCTCTTCTCTGAAAACACTCACCCTGAAAACATTCAGTCTTTTGGGAACGgaaaagatataaaagacaaaTTATCCATTTGCACAGGCATTAAGTAATGAAGAATCCCAGCCAGAAgtgaataaaaagaatatttattttgcagtgaAGATAGCCAAGAGGGAATGTTTAGGAATCCTTCTGTCCTTGATGAATTTACACAGAaggtaatttaaatattttactgttagTTGCATCAGTAACCCTTGGGTCAGTGTTAGCTCTACACTATTTCTGTTCAGCCACATACTGAGTGTTCAGCAATGGTTTTAAAGACCAAGTAGAgtaaatatttctctgaaaataaataaaaataagatggAATACTGTTATTAATGTTTAAAACTAATATGGCATATCATATTTTGAATGTTTTGAATTGTTTGCAGATATAACGACATAATGGAGTTAAGCTGGCTGCAACTTAAATTTGGTAACAGAATAGGCAGATACTAAATACAGTGATGGAGAACAGTATAGATTCAACAATTTAACATGCAAAATCCATGGTTTATATTGCAGTGTTCTCTTCAGTATGCTACACTAGTAAAAGAGAAATTTGGAATTCCTCATTTGCCAGCTAAAACACCTTTTATCCATACTTGTTGCCTTACAATATTAACAGAATTTTGCTCATTACTGTCTTCAGGTGTGATTTTTGTGAACAATGCAGAGATGCcatttaaaaaccagaaatccTATAATCCATGACTTGAAGAGACtatatttgtaaattttttattCACTTTAAGGCAAATGTTCCCATGTCTCCTCACTTtagtgaaaatataaaaattatgttaTGACTGTGCTTGTTTGCTGTAAAAACTGAAATTCCTGGAATCAAGTTGCTGCTATAGAAGGGAACTTCTAATACTTCATTTTGGACTGAATGTAAGAGTCTGATGGTTCTTTGTTCTCTGCAAAGATATTTGACTTTTGTGTCTTTCAGTAAAATATGTGTTCTTATATAGGTACATGTAGATTGCtttttcatgaaaatgaaatgaatgCCAGTGTTGGGTGGGGGAGGAGTTTGAACCATCCTCTTAGTAACTGGACAGTCATTTATGTGACTGTGAGAAGTTGGTACAGAGATAAAGCCAACTTTTTTCAAACCTCTTTTGCAAGGTGTATTTTGTTTATTGCAAATATTAGTTCAGGGTACTCAGCAAGAGGATTCCTGGAAGCAAATGCACTTGTTAGATAACTAACTCTAGAAGTCTAGCCCATTGCattcaaatgaaattatttagtTTATTAACACTTTTTTTCAACATCCTTAACATCATTCTGGAAAAGAAGGTTAAACATGAATAAGCTTGAGACTTGTGGAACTTACTTCCTCTTTATGTTTGACTGTGAATTTCTATAGTACATGTGCACTGTGGCTTTAAAGTGAAATGGAAGTGAATTGATTACTTTTATTATATCCTAGAAATgttcactgaaatatttgagtACAAACTTGGAAATCATCAATTTTTAATCTTGCAAATTTCCTCTTTAACTATGTTATAGTGTGAATATTCATAAAGAGGGGAAGTTTATATGTAATGATGGTGAAATTAATCATTCATCTCAGGAAATTATGAGGACATTAAAAAGGTGAGCATTCTCCTGTGTGGGAGACAGGTTCAGTCTGCAGTTAATAAATTCCTTCACAAGTAAAACTATAACAAACCTTTCTGCTTGTGCTGAATACAATTTGACCTTGCCTTCTTCAA
Coding sequences:
- the PECR gene encoding peroxisomal trans-2-enoyl-CoA reductase, which produces MAAAGRGLLAAGLFRGRVAIVTGGGTGIGKAIAADLLALGCSVVIASRKFDRLKAAAEELNNRFASMSPAQVTPMECNIRKEEEVEALMKSTLSLHGKIDFLVNNGGGQFASPSEAIRAKGWNAVIDTNLTGTFYCCKAVYNAWMQEHGGAIVNITAAVRNGFPGMSHTGAARAAVDNLTKTLALEWAHSGVRINSVAPGLVFSETAVANYGEQGVMMWLKSIPKVPAKRSAVPEEISPAVCFLLSPAASFITGITMVVDGGQSLYGHGLEIPDHDRWPSPPEGKNSEMLKKLVSGKFKPKL